The following are encoded in a window of Lates calcarifer isolate ASB-BC8 linkage group LG20, TLL_Latcal_v3, whole genome shotgun sequence genomic DNA:
- the mark4a gene encoding MAP/microtubule affinity-regulating kinase 4 isoform X2, which translates to MSSRSALPSGNDRSTGDHHVSLGASRADKATSQSSRSLGARCRNSIASCSDEQPHIGNYRLLKTIGKGNFAKVKLARHILTGREVAIKIIDKTQLNPTSLQKLFREVRIMKGLNHPNIVQLFEVIETDKTLYLIMEYASGGEVFDYLVSHGRMKEVEARAKFRQIVSAVHYCHTKNIVHRDLKAENLLLDADANIKIADFGFSNEFTLGNKLDTFCGSPPYAAPELFQGKKYDGPEVDVWSLGVILYTLVSGSLPFDGQNLKELRERVLRGKYRVPFYMSTDCEGILRRFLVLNPAKRCTLEQVMKDKWINTGYEGDELKPHIEPVEDYSDPARIEVMVGMGFTPEEIKDSLLNQKYNEVTATYLLLGRKGDEGSEARTASSLSLARVRPSPITNGTNKHSSATGSSSSSTSSSHSKTQRSASTYHRQRRHSDFCGPSMPVMHPKRSPTSTGDRELREGRMPSRKASCSVMGSHSLPPSSPMVSSANNPNKSEIPDRRKDMTATTNNIPGSAMTRRNTYVCTDRSGADRHSLLQNGKDNSSLGHRMPAASPSTLSIAGAGAASSSSSDRCRLTRGSTIRSTFHGGQLRDRGPPVYSAPPTSPTLSHHDASPLPHARTRATSNLFTKLTSKLTRRVNLDPSKRQGSNKSVSGCTLPQGSKTVRSQMNLRESGDLRSQVAIYLGIKKRPSPGPSDVAGI; encoded by the exons atgtctTCTCGATCTGCATTACCGTCTGGGAACGACAGGAGTACTGGAGACCAT CATGTGTCGCTGGGGGCGAGCCGTGCAGACAAGGCCACCAGCCAGTCCAGCCGCTCGCTGGGCGCCCGGTGCAGGAACTCTATCGCCTCCTGCTCTGACGAGCAGCCGCACATCGGCAACTACCGTCTGCTCAAGACCATCGGCAAGGGAAACTTTGCCAAGGTCAAGCTGGCCCGCCACATCCTGACGGGCAGGGAG GTTGCAATAAAAATCATTGACAAAACTCAGTTGAACCCAACCAGCCTACAAAAG CTCTTTCGGGAGGTACGAATAATGAAAGGCTTAAATCACCCTAACATAG TGCAGCTGTTTGAGGTGATTGAGACAGATAAGACCCTTTACCTAATCATGGAATACGCCAGTGGAG GTGAAGTGTTTGACTACCTCGTGTCTCATGGGAGAATGAAGGAGGTTGAAGCCAGAGCCAAATTTCGACAG ATAGTATCCGCTGTCCACTACTGCCACACGAAGAACATTGTCCACAGAGATTTGAAG GCGGAAAACCTCCTGCTGGATGCCGACGCCAACATCAAGATCGCAGACTTCGGCTTCAGCAACGAGTTCACACTGGGCAACAAGCTGGACACGTTCTGTGGCTCGCCGCCCTACGCTGCCCCAGAGCTTTTCCAGGGAAAGAAGTATGATGGGCCTGAGGTGGATGTCTGGAGTCTGGGAGTAATCCTCTACACGCTGGTCAGCGGCTCACTGCCCTTTGATGGGCAGAACCTGAAG GAGCTGAGAGAGCGTGTGCTGAGGGGAAAGTACCGCGTGCCGTTCTATATGTCCACAGACTGTGAGGGGATCCTTCGCCGGTTTCTGGTGCTCAACCCCGCCAAACGCTGCACCCTAGAG CAAGTCATGAAGGACAAGTGGATAAATACAGGGTATGAGGGAGATGAGCTGAAGCCCCATATAGAACCTGTTGAGGACTACAGTGATCCAGCTCGCATTG AGGTGATGGTTGGGATGGGCTTCACTCCAGAGGAAATCAAGGACTCTCTGCTCAATCAGAAATACAATGAGGTCACAGCCACCTACTTACTGCTGGGCCGCAAAGGCGAT GAGGGCAGTGAGGCTCGCACAGCTAGTAGCCTGTCCCTGGCAAGGGTTCGACCCAGCCCCATCACCAACGGGACCAACAAGCACTCCTCAGCCActggctcctcctcttcttccacctcctcctcacatagCAAGACCCAGCGCAGTGCCTCCACTTACCACAGGCAGCGGCGGCACAGTGACTTCT GTGGGCCTTCCATGCCCGTCATGCACCCCAAGCGGAGCCCGACCAGCACGGGCGACCGGGAGCTGCGGGAGGGACGAATGCCTTCACGTAAGGCCAGTTGCAGTGTGATGGGGAGCCacagcctccctccctccagccCAATGGTCAGCAGTGCCAACAACCCCAATAAGTCTGAGATCCCAGATCGCCGCAAAGACATGACTGCCACCACA AATAATATCCCTGGAAGCGCCATGACACGTCGGAATACATATGTGTGCACAGACCGCTCGGGCGCTGATAGACACTCTCTTCTGCAGAACGGCAAAGACAACAG CTCCTTGGGCCACCGCATGCCTGCAGCCTCTCCCTCCACACTCAGTATTGCTGGGGCTGGagctgcctcctcttcctcttcggACCGATGCCGTCTGACCCGAGGCTCCACAATTCGCAGCACCTTTCACGGGGGACAGCTGAGGGATCGTGGACCGCCAGTTTACTCTGCCCCACCCACATCACCCACTCTGTCCCATCACGATGCCAGCCCCCTGCCCCACGCCCGCACCAGGGCAACCTCCAACCTCTTCACCAAGCTGACCTCGAAACTCACTCGCAG GGTCAACCTTGACCCATCCAAGCGCCAGGGCTCAAACAAATCAGTCTCGGGTTGTACTCTTCCACAAGGATCAAAAACAGTTA GGTCACAAATGAATCTGAGGGAATCAGGAGATTTGCGGTCACAAG TTGCCATCTACCTGGGTATCAAAAAGCGTCCGAGCCCCGGGCCGTCGGACGTGGCTGGGATCTGA
- the mark4a gene encoding MAP/microtubule affinity-regulating kinase 4 isoform X3, which produces MSSRSALPSGNDRSTGDHHVSLGASRADKATSQSSRSLGARCRNSIASCSDEQPHIGNYRLLKTIGKGNFAKVKLARHILTGREVAIKIIDKTQLNPTSLQKLFREVRIMKGLNHPNIVQLFEVIETDKTLYLIMEYASGGEVFDYLVSHGRMKEVEARAKFRQIVSAVHYCHTKNIVHRDLKAENLLLDADANIKIADFGFSNEFTLGNKLDTFCGSPPYAAPELFQGKKYDGPEVDVWSLGVILYTLVSGSLPFDGQNLKELRERVLRGKYRVPFYMSTDCEGILRRFLVLNPAKRCTLEQVMKDKWINTGYEGDELKPHIEPVEDYSDPARIEVMVGMGFTPEEIKDSLLNQKYNEVTATYLLLGRKGDEGSEARTASSLSLARVRPSPITNGTNKHSSATGSSSSSTSSSHSKTQRSASTYHRQRRHSDFCGPSMPVMHPKRSPTSTGDRELREGRMPSRKASCSVMGSHSLPPSSPMVSSANNPNKSEIPDRRKDMTATTNNIPGSAMTRRNTYVCTDRSGADRHSLLQNGKDNSSLGHRMPAASPSTLSIAGAGAASSSSSDRCRLTRGSTIRSTFHGGQLRDRGPPVYSAPPTSPTLSHHDASPLPHARTRATSNLFTKLTSKLTRRVNLDPSKRQGSNKSVSGCTLPQGSKTVRSQMNLRESGDLRSQGHDIYGSMNIFLVFSPVLSCHLPGYQKASEPRAVGRGWDLRSGGRRDPAEVVLALREAALGCGCQVHHAGPFLLSCTHGVAGGRVAFEAEVCHLSTGNSETSNGVRYTRLWGAPLAFRDIATQISKDLEL; this is translated from the exons atgtctTCTCGATCTGCATTACCGTCTGGGAACGACAGGAGTACTGGAGACCAT CATGTGTCGCTGGGGGCGAGCCGTGCAGACAAGGCCACCAGCCAGTCCAGCCGCTCGCTGGGCGCCCGGTGCAGGAACTCTATCGCCTCCTGCTCTGACGAGCAGCCGCACATCGGCAACTACCGTCTGCTCAAGACCATCGGCAAGGGAAACTTTGCCAAGGTCAAGCTGGCCCGCCACATCCTGACGGGCAGGGAG GTTGCAATAAAAATCATTGACAAAACTCAGTTGAACCCAACCAGCCTACAAAAG CTCTTTCGGGAGGTACGAATAATGAAAGGCTTAAATCACCCTAACATAG TGCAGCTGTTTGAGGTGATTGAGACAGATAAGACCCTTTACCTAATCATGGAATACGCCAGTGGAG GTGAAGTGTTTGACTACCTCGTGTCTCATGGGAGAATGAAGGAGGTTGAAGCCAGAGCCAAATTTCGACAG ATAGTATCCGCTGTCCACTACTGCCACACGAAGAACATTGTCCACAGAGATTTGAAG GCGGAAAACCTCCTGCTGGATGCCGACGCCAACATCAAGATCGCAGACTTCGGCTTCAGCAACGAGTTCACACTGGGCAACAAGCTGGACACGTTCTGTGGCTCGCCGCCCTACGCTGCCCCAGAGCTTTTCCAGGGAAAGAAGTATGATGGGCCTGAGGTGGATGTCTGGAGTCTGGGAGTAATCCTCTACACGCTGGTCAGCGGCTCACTGCCCTTTGATGGGCAGAACCTGAAG GAGCTGAGAGAGCGTGTGCTGAGGGGAAAGTACCGCGTGCCGTTCTATATGTCCACAGACTGTGAGGGGATCCTTCGCCGGTTTCTGGTGCTCAACCCCGCCAAACGCTGCACCCTAGAG CAAGTCATGAAGGACAAGTGGATAAATACAGGGTATGAGGGAGATGAGCTGAAGCCCCATATAGAACCTGTTGAGGACTACAGTGATCCAGCTCGCATTG AGGTGATGGTTGGGATGGGCTTCACTCCAGAGGAAATCAAGGACTCTCTGCTCAATCAGAAATACAATGAGGTCACAGCCACCTACTTACTGCTGGGCCGCAAAGGCGAT GAGGGCAGTGAGGCTCGCACAGCTAGTAGCCTGTCCCTGGCAAGGGTTCGACCCAGCCCCATCACCAACGGGACCAACAAGCACTCCTCAGCCActggctcctcctcttcttccacctcctcctcacatagCAAGACCCAGCGCAGTGCCTCCACTTACCACAGGCAGCGGCGGCACAGTGACTTCT GTGGGCCTTCCATGCCCGTCATGCACCCCAAGCGGAGCCCGACCAGCACGGGCGACCGGGAGCTGCGGGAGGGACGAATGCCTTCACGTAAGGCCAGTTGCAGTGTGATGGGGAGCCacagcctccctccctccagccCAATGGTCAGCAGTGCCAACAACCCCAATAAGTCTGAGATCCCAGATCGCCGCAAAGACATGACTGCCACCACA AATAATATCCCTGGAAGCGCCATGACACGTCGGAATACATATGTGTGCACAGACCGCTCGGGCGCTGATAGACACTCTCTTCTGCAGAACGGCAAAGACAACAG CTCCTTGGGCCACCGCATGCCTGCAGCCTCTCCCTCCACACTCAGTATTGCTGGGGCTGGagctgcctcctcttcctcttcggACCGATGCCGTCTGACCCGAGGCTCCACAATTCGCAGCACCTTTCACGGGGGACAGCTGAGGGATCGTGGACCGCCAGTTTACTCTGCCCCACCCACATCACCCACTCTGTCCCATCACGATGCCAGCCCCCTGCCCCACGCCCGCACCAGGGCAACCTCCAACCTCTTCACCAAGCTGACCTCGAAACTCACTCGCAG GGTCAACCTTGACCCATCCAAGCGCCAGGGCTCAAACAAATCAGTCTCGGGTTGTACTCTTCCACAAGGATCAAAAACAGTTA GGTCACAAATGAATCTGAGGGAATCAGGAGATTTGCGGTCACAAGGTCA TGATATCTATGGTTCAATGAACATTTTTCTGgttttctctcctgtccttAGTTGCCATCTACCTGGGTATCAAAAAGCGTCCGAGCCCCGGGCCGTCGGACGTGGCTGGGATCTGAGAAGCGGTGGGCGGCGGGACCCTGCGGAGGTGGTACTGGCTCTGCGGGAGGCGGCGCTCGGATGTGGCTGCCAGGTCCACCATGCCGGCCCCTTTCTGCTCTCCTGTACCCACGGCGTGGCAGGGGGCCGCGTGGCTTTCGAGGCCGAGGTGTGCCATCTTTCCACGGGCAACTCCGAGACTTCTAACGGGGTGCGCTACACACGACTCTGGGGGGCACCGCTAGCTTTTCGAGACATTGCCACCCAAATCTCTAAGGACCTTGAACTTTGA
- the mark4a gene encoding MAP/microtubule affinity-regulating kinase 4 isoform X1, which yields MSSRSALPSGNDRSTGDHHVSLGASRADKATSQSSRSLGARCRNSIASCSDEQPHIGNYRLLKTIGKGNFAKVKLARHILTGREVAIKIIDKTQLNPTSLQKLFREVRIMKGLNHPNIVQLFEVIETDKTLYLIMEYASGGEVFDYLVSHGRMKEVEARAKFRQIVSAVHYCHTKNIVHRDLKAENLLLDADANIKIADFGFSNEFTLGNKLDTFCGSPPYAAPELFQGKKYDGPEVDVWSLGVILYTLVSGSLPFDGQNLKELRERVLRGKYRVPFYMSTDCEGILRRFLVLNPAKRCTLEQVMKDKWINTGYEGDELKPHIEPVEDYSDPARIEVMVGMGFTPEEIKDSLLNQKYNEVTATYLLLGRKGDEGSEARTASSLSLARVRPSPITNGTNKHSSATGSSSSSTSSSHSKTQRSASTYHRQRRHSDFCGPSMPVMHPKRSPTSTGDRELREGRMPSRKASCSVMGSHSLPPSSPMVSSANNPNKSEIPDRRKDMTATTNNIPGSAMTRRNTYVCTDRSGADRHSLLQNGKDNSSLGHRMPAASPSTLSIAGAGAASSSSSDRCRLTRGSTIRSTFHGGQLRDRGPPVYSAPPTSPTLSHHDASPLPHARTRATSNLFTKLTSKLTRRVTNESEGIRRFAVTSCHLPGYQKASEPRAVGRGWDLRSGGRRDPAEVVLALREAALGCGCQVHHAGPFLLSCTHGVAGGRVAFEAEVCHLSTGNSETSNGVRYTRLWGAPLAFRDIATQISKDLEL from the exons atgtctTCTCGATCTGCATTACCGTCTGGGAACGACAGGAGTACTGGAGACCAT CATGTGTCGCTGGGGGCGAGCCGTGCAGACAAGGCCACCAGCCAGTCCAGCCGCTCGCTGGGCGCCCGGTGCAGGAACTCTATCGCCTCCTGCTCTGACGAGCAGCCGCACATCGGCAACTACCGTCTGCTCAAGACCATCGGCAAGGGAAACTTTGCCAAGGTCAAGCTGGCCCGCCACATCCTGACGGGCAGGGAG GTTGCAATAAAAATCATTGACAAAACTCAGTTGAACCCAACCAGCCTACAAAAG CTCTTTCGGGAGGTACGAATAATGAAAGGCTTAAATCACCCTAACATAG TGCAGCTGTTTGAGGTGATTGAGACAGATAAGACCCTTTACCTAATCATGGAATACGCCAGTGGAG GTGAAGTGTTTGACTACCTCGTGTCTCATGGGAGAATGAAGGAGGTTGAAGCCAGAGCCAAATTTCGACAG ATAGTATCCGCTGTCCACTACTGCCACACGAAGAACATTGTCCACAGAGATTTGAAG GCGGAAAACCTCCTGCTGGATGCCGACGCCAACATCAAGATCGCAGACTTCGGCTTCAGCAACGAGTTCACACTGGGCAACAAGCTGGACACGTTCTGTGGCTCGCCGCCCTACGCTGCCCCAGAGCTTTTCCAGGGAAAGAAGTATGATGGGCCTGAGGTGGATGTCTGGAGTCTGGGAGTAATCCTCTACACGCTGGTCAGCGGCTCACTGCCCTTTGATGGGCAGAACCTGAAG GAGCTGAGAGAGCGTGTGCTGAGGGGAAAGTACCGCGTGCCGTTCTATATGTCCACAGACTGTGAGGGGATCCTTCGCCGGTTTCTGGTGCTCAACCCCGCCAAACGCTGCACCCTAGAG CAAGTCATGAAGGACAAGTGGATAAATACAGGGTATGAGGGAGATGAGCTGAAGCCCCATATAGAACCTGTTGAGGACTACAGTGATCCAGCTCGCATTG AGGTGATGGTTGGGATGGGCTTCACTCCAGAGGAAATCAAGGACTCTCTGCTCAATCAGAAATACAATGAGGTCACAGCCACCTACTTACTGCTGGGCCGCAAAGGCGAT GAGGGCAGTGAGGCTCGCACAGCTAGTAGCCTGTCCCTGGCAAGGGTTCGACCCAGCCCCATCACCAACGGGACCAACAAGCACTCCTCAGCCActggctcctcctcttcttccacctcctcctcacatagCAAGACCCAGCGCAGTGCCTCCACTTACCACAGGCAGCGGCGGCACAGTGACTTCT GTGGGCCTTCCATGCCCGTCATGCACCCCAAGCGGAGCCCGACCAGCACGGGCGACCGGGAGCTGCGGGAGGGACGAATGCCTTCACGTAAGGCCAGTTGCAGTGTGATGGGGAGCCacagcctccctccctccagccCAATGGTCAGCAGTGCCAACAACCCCAATAAGTCTGAGATCCCAGATCGCCGCAAAGACATGACTGCCACCACA AATAATATCCCTGGAAGCGCCATGACACGTCGGAATACATATGTGTGCACAGACCGCTCGGGCGCTGATAGACACTCTCTTCTGCAGAACGGCAAAGACAACAG CTCCTTGGGCCACCGCATGCCTGCAGCCTCTCCCTCCACACTCAGTATTGCTGGGGCTGGagctgcctcctcttcctcttcggACCGATGCCGTCTGACCCGAGGCTCCACAATTCGCAGCACCTTTCACGGGGGACAGCTGAGGGATCGTGGACCGCCAGTTTACTCTGCCCCACCCACATCACCCACTCTGTCCCATCACGATGCCAGCCCCCTGCCCCACGCCCGCACCAGGGCAACCTCCAACCTCTTCACCAAGCTGACCTCGAAACTCACTCGCAG GGTCACAAATGAATCTGAGGGAATCAGGAGATTTGCGGTCACAAG TTGCCATCTACCTGGGTATCAAAAAGCGTCCGAGCCCCGGGCCGTCGGACGTGGCTGGGATCTGAGAAGCGGTGGGCGGCGGGACCCTGCGGAGGTGGTACTGGCTCTGCGGGAGGCGGCGCTCGGATGTGGCTGCCAGGTCCACCATGCCGGCCCCTTTCTGCTCTCCTGTACCCACGGCGTGGCAGGGGGCCGCGTGGCTTTCGAGGCCGAGGTGTGCCATCTTTCCACGGGCAACTCCGAGACTTCTAACGGGGTGCGCTACACACGACTCTGGGGGGCACCGCTAGCTTTTCGAGACATTGCCACCCAAATCTCTAAGGACCTTGAACTTTGA
- the ckma gene encoding creatine kinase, muscle a, protein MPFGNTHNNFKLNYKVEEEYPDLTKHNNHMAKVLTKELYGKLRDKQTPSGFTVDDVIQTGVDNPGHPFIMTVGCVAGDEESYEVFKDLFDPVISDRHGGYKPSDKHKTDLNFENLKGGDDLDPNYVLSSRVRTGRSIKGLTLPPHTSRGERRLIERLSVEALTSLDGEFKGKYYPLKSMTDAEQEQLINDHFLFDKPVSPLLTCAGMARDWPDARGIWHNDNKTFLVWVNEEDHLRVISMQQGGNMREVFRRFCVGLQRIEEIFKKHNHGFMWNEHLGYILTCPSNLGTGLRGGVHVKLPKLSTHPKFEEILTRLRLQKRGTGGVDTASVGGVFDISNADRLGSSEVEQVQLVVDGVKLMIEMEKKLEKGEAIDSMIPAQK, encoded by the exons ATGCCTTTCGGAAACACCCACAACAACTTCAAGCTCAACTACAAGGTTGAGGAGGAGTATCCTGACCTGACCAAGCACAATAACCATATGGCCAAGGTCCTGACCAAGGAGCTGTATGGCAAGCTGAGGGACAAGCAGACACCCAGTGGCTTCACCGTGGATGATGTCATCCAGACTGGTGTTGACAACCCCG GTCACCCCTTCATCATGACTGTTGGCTGTGTCGCTGGTGATGAGGAGTCCTATGAGGTCTTCAAGGATCTGTTTGACCCCGTCATCTCTGACCGTCATGGTGGATACAAGCCCAGTGACAAGCACAAGACCGACCTGAACTTCGAGAACCTGAAG GGTGGTGATGACCTGGACCCCAACTATGTTCTGTCTAGCCGTGTTCGTACCGGCCGCAGCATCAAGGGACTCACCCTGCCCCCCCACACCAGCCGTGGCGAGCGCAGACTTATTGAGAGGCTGTCCGTTGAGG ctctgaccaGCCTGGATGGTGAGTTCAAGGGAAAGTACTATCCCCTGAAGTCCATGACTGATGCTGAGCAGGAGCAGCTGATCAAtgatcacttcctgtttgacaaGCCTGTCTCTCCCCTGCTGACCTGCGCTGGAATGGCCCGCGACTGGCCTGACGCCAGAGGCATCTG GCACAATGACAACAAGACCTTCCTGGTCTGGGTGAATGAGGAGGATCACCTGCGTGTCATCTCCATGCAGCAGGGTGGCAACATGAGGGAGGTCTTCAGGCGTTTCTGCGTTGGCCTGCAGAGG atTGAGGAGATTTTCAAGAAGCACAACCATGGCTTCATGTGGAACGAGCATCTTGGCTACATCCTGACCTGCCCCTCCAACCTGGGTACCGGCCTGCGTGGTGGCGTCCATGTCAAGCTGCCCAAGCTGAGCACACACCCCAAGTTTGAGGAGATCCTCACCAGGCTGCGTCTGCAGAAGCGTGGCACAG GTGGTGTGGACACTGCCTCCGTGGGTGGTGTGTTCGACATCTCCAACGCTGACCGTCTGGGCTCCTCTGAGGTGGAACAGGTTCAGCTGGTGGTTGATGGTGTTAAGCTCATGATTGAGATGGAGAAGAAGCTGGAGAAGGGAGAGGCCATCGACAGCATGATCCCTGCCCAGAAGTAA